In Streptomyces sp. NBC_00414, a single window of DNA contains:
- a CDS encoding GAF and ANTAR domain-containing protein → MVDVSATMALILRELSPGNGSGLLGGDPLTCARVLGVDGIAVSLGTDEALTELVWSTPGCSAALEDVQCTLGEGPGLDSYRHSTSIAVPDVERADPYRWPVFLPEAGHLGVRALFCFPLNLGAVSLGVLTAQRGNPAPLDADQTNDAFVLAAAITSALIQGKGRRESFAQAEPPTALHRAAVHQAVGIISVQADISLTEAMALLRAHAYRGGRPLLEAAEDVVSRRLHFRNNRDGTATPSWNKD, encoded by the coding sequence GTGGTGGACGTGAGCGCGACCATGGCCCTCATCCTGCGTGAGCTTTCCCCAGGGAACGGTTCGGGTCTCCTGGGCGGTGATCCGCTGACGTGCGCGCGCGTGCTCGGGGTCGACGGGATCGCGGTGTCCCTGGGGACCGATGAAGCCCTGACCGAGTTGGTGTGGTCCACCCCGGGCTGCAGCGCCGCCCTGGAGGACGTGCAGTGCACCCTCGGTGAGGGGCCGGGCCTGGATTCCTACCGGCACAGCACCTCGATCGCCGTGCCTGATGTGGAGCGGGCCGATCCGTACCGCTGGCCCGTCTTCCTCCCCGAGGCCGGACACCTCGGCGTGCGGGCGCTGTTCTGCTTCCCCCTGAATCTCGGTGCCGTCTCCCTGGGAGTGCTCACCGCGCAGCGCGGTAATCCGGCCCCCTTGGACGCGGACCAGACGAACGACGCGTTCGTCCTGGCCGCTGCCATCACCTCGGCACTGATCCAGGGCAAGGGCCGGCGGGAGTCCTTCGCCCAGGCGGAGCCGCCCACCGCGCTGCACCGTGCCGCCGTCCATCAGGCCGTGGGCATCATCAGCGTCCAGGCCGACATCTCTCTCACCGAGGCCATGGCTCTTCTGCGCGCCCACGCCTACCGCGGCGGCAGGCCTCTGCTCGAAGCTGCCGAGGATGTCGTGTCCCGGCGACTGCACTTTCGGAACAATCGAGACGGGACGGCCACCCCGTCCTGGAACAAGGACTGA
- a CDS encoding GAF and ANTAR domain-containing protein: MTSQQRVLDILVEAVDTLTDDFDLIEFLHRLSLRCVELLDVDAVGMMIADQHGELQLIAASDENTRLLELFALQHAQGPCVRCCQTGQAQLNIDVTSAVATVGFGPFAARARAIGFVITHALPMKLRHQVVGAVNLFGSRLHRLSESDAQIGQALADVATIAILQQRTIEQGHIEKAQLQAALSNRVTIEQAKGILSERHGLSLDDTFNTMRTYARPRHLRLTELARQVIDNSFDGEFGIDDSTAPAGPDTTN; encoded by the coding sequence ATGACAAGTCAACAACGTGTGCTGGACATTCTGGTGGAGGCCGTGGACACGCTCACCGACGACTTCGACCTCATCGAGTTCCTGCACCGCCTGTCCCTCCGCTGCGTCGAACTCCTGGACGTCGACGCGGTCGGCATGATGATCGCCGACCAGCACGGCGAGCTCCAGCTCATCGCCGCCTCCGACGAGAACACCCGTCTGCTGGAGCTCTTCGCGCTGCAGCATGCCCAGGGCCCCTGCGTCCGCTGCTGTCAGACCGGCCAGGCTCAGCTGAACATCGATGTCACCTCGGCCGTCGCCACCGTGGGTTTCGGTCCCTTCGCCGCCCGCGCCCGAGCCATCGGCTTCGTCATCACCCACGCCCTGCCGATGAAACTGCGCCACCAGGTCGTCGGAGCCGTCAACCTCTTCGGCTCCAGGCTGCACCGCCTCAGCGAATCCGATGCCCAGATCGGCCAGGCCCTCGCCGACGTCGCGACCATCGCCATCCTCCAACAGCGCACCATCGAACAAGGCCACATCGAAAAGGCACAACTCCAGGCCGCCCTGTCCAACCGTGTCACCATCGAACAGGCCAAAGGCATCCTGTCCGAACGCCACGGCCTCAGCCTCGACGACACCTTCAACACCATGCGTACCTACGCCCGACCCCGCCACCTGCGCCTGACCGAACTGGCCAGGCAGGTCATCGACAACAGCTTCGACGGCGAGTTCGGCATCGACGACAGCACAGCTCCCGCCGGCCCCGACACCACCAACTGA
- a CDS encoding PepSY domain-containing protein: MGGGTITKIEAETEHGRAVWSVRILKNGSRYEVHVDRVSGEITRSRAKSDDDRGDDGNSGRNNSTNSGSGSGSGNDDRGGRHDDDTVDDHHRGGDDEDGDHHGGGDDEDSGRHGRHHS, translated from the coding sequence GTGGGCGGTGGCACCATCACCAAGATCGAGGCCGAAACCGAACACGGCCGCGCCGTGTGGAGCGTAAGGATCCTCAAGAACGGCAGCCGGTACGAGGTCCACGTCGACCGCGTCAGCGGCGAGATCACGCGGTCGAGGGCCAAGTCCGACGACGACCGCGGTGACGACGGGAACAGCGGCCGCAACAACAGCACCAACTCCGGCTCCGGCTCCGGCTCCGGGAACGACGACCGCGGCGGACGTCACGACGACGACACCGTCGACGACCACCACCGGGGCGGTGACGACGAGGACGGCGACCACCACGGTGGCGGTGACGACGAGGACAGCGGACGGCACGGTCGCCACCACAGCTGA
- a CDS encoding sensor histidine kinase, translated as MRRRLTLLVAATMCLALLAFVVPLALLLRTVAQDRATATAGADAQSLVSLVGTADPDTLRSSVEHMAAGARGPLTVFLADGSVLGTRVPRTSAVRLAALAGVSRTVERADGREIVVAVLGRPDGTAVIRAFVPAAELTRGVTQAWLVLVGLGVALLLLGLLVADRLSRALVSPIADLSAVSHRLARADLTARARPDGPPELREVAGALNHLADRIQELLREEREQVADLSHRLRAPLTSLRLEAESLAGTDAVRITARVDAMERAVTGLISQARHRRETDAHAECEAVSAVRERVAFWTVLAEDTGRAVTLDVTAEGPLPVGVPADELAAAVDALLGNVFAHTPDGTAFSVVLSPRPGGGAVLTVADEGPGLSPDLARRGTSLGGSTGLGLDIARRAALSSGGHMELTTGRAGGARVTLELGAPDPPAPFTSPPLPR; from the coding sequence ATGAGACGCCGTCTGACCCTGCTGGTCGCGGCCACCATGTGCCTGGCGCTCCTCGCGTTCGTCGTGCCCCTTGCCCTGTTGCTGCGTACGGTGGCGCAGGACCGGGCCACCGCCACGGCCGGCGCCGACGCGCAGAGCCTCGTCTCGCTGGTGGGGACCGCTGATCCGGACACCCTGCGGAGCAGCGTCGAGCACATGGCTGCCGGGGCCCGGGGCCCGCTCACCGTCTTCCTCGCGGACGGGTCGGTCCTGGGCACCCGGGTACCGCGGACCAGCGCCGTGCGGCTCGCGGCCCTGGCCGGAGTCAGCCGGACCGTGGAACGGGCCGACGGACGCGAGATCGTGGTGGCCGTACTCGGCCGGCCGGACGGCACCGCCGTCATCCGCGCCTTCGTGCCCGCCGCCGAACTGACCCGCGGGGTCACACAGGCCTGGCTGGTACTCGTCGGACTGGGGGTCGCGCTCCTGCTGCTCGGCCTGCTCGTCGCCGACCGCCTCAGCCGCGCCCTGGTCAGCCCCATCGCGGATCTGTCCGCCGTCTCCCACCGGCTCGCCCGGGCCGATCTCACGGCCCGCGCCCGCCCCGACGGACCGCCGGAACTGCGCGAGGTCGCCGGCGCCCTCAACCATCTCGCCGACCGGATCCAGGAACTGCTGCGCGAGGAACGCGAACAGGTCGCGGACCTCTCCCACCGGCTCCGGGCACCCCTGACCTCCCTGCGGCTGGAGGCCGAATCGCTGGCCGGCACCGACGCCGTCCGGATCACCGCCCGCGTGGACGCCATGGAGCGGGCCGTCACCGGCCTCATCAGCCAGGCCCGGCACCGCAGGGAGACGGACGCGCACGCGGAGTGCGAAGCGGTTTCCGCGGTCCGCGAGCGGGTGGCGTTCTGGACGGTGCTGGCCGAGGACACCGGGCGGGCCGTCACCTTGGACGTCACGGCGGAGGGGCCGCTGCCGGTCGGCGTACCGGCCGACGAACTCGCCGCCGCCGTGGACGCGTTGCTCGGCAACGTGTTCGCCCACACTCCCGACGGCACCGCCTTCTCCGTCGTCCTGTCGCCCCGGCCCGGCGGCGGAGCCGTGCTCACCGTGGCCGACGAAGGCCCCGGTCTGTCTCCGGACCTGGCCCGGCGGGGGACCAGCCTCGGCGGATCCACCGGCCTCGGCCTGGACATCGCCCGGCGGGCCGCTCTGTCCAGCGGCGGACACATGGAGCTGACGACCGGCCGGGCAGGGGGCGCCCGCGTGACCCTGGAACTGGGAGCCCCCGATCCCCCCGCGCCCTTCACCTCTCCTCCCCTGCCGCGATGA
- a CDS encoding response regulator transcription factor, with protein MVHLLIVEDDPTIRTPLLRALRERGHAVAAAHTAMGGLQTALDERPDLVVLDLGLPDLDGIELLRMLRAVSPVPVIIATARDDEAEIVRGLDAGADDYVVKPFTAAQLEARIRAVLRRGTNSREPAAATVVGELRIDPGTREASLAGTVLDLTPREFDLLHHLAGRAGQVVTKRELLTEVWRVPYGSADKTVDVHLSWLRRKLGESAQEPRYLHTVRGVGVRLSAPADPS; from the coding sequence GTGGTTCACCTCCTGATAGTCGAAGACGACCCGACGATACGGACGCCCTTGCTCCGTGCCCTGCGCGAGCGCGGTCACGCGGTCGCCGCCGCCCATACCGCGATGGGCGGGTTGCAGACCGCGCTGGACGAGCGTCCCGATCTCGTGGTCCTCGACCTCGGCCTGCCCGATCTCGACGGCATCGAACTGCTGCGCATGCTGCGGGCGGTCAGTCCGGTACCGGTGATCATCGCGACGGCGCGGGACGACGAGGCGGAGATCGTCCGGGGGCTCGACGCCGGCGCCGACGACTATGTGGTGAAGCCGTTCACCGCTGCCCAACTGGAGGCACGGATCAGGGCGGTGCTGCGGCGCGGCACCAACTCCCGCGAGCCCGCCGCCGCCACCGTCGTCGGTGAGCTGCGCATCGACCCGGGCACTCGTGAGGCGAGCCTCGCCGGAACCGTTCTCGACCTCACACCCCGCGAGTTCGACCTCCTCCACCATCTCGCGGGCCGGGCGGGGCAGGTCGTCACCAAGCGGGAACTGCTCACCGAGGTGTGGCGGGTGCCGTACGGAAGCGCCGACAAGACCGTGGACGTACACCTGTCCTGGCTGCGCCGCAAGCTCGGCGAGAGTGCGCAGGAACCCCGCTACCTGCATACCGTACGAGGTGTCGGTGTCAGGCTGAGCGCGCCCGCGGACCCTTCATGA
- a CDS encoding nuclear transport factor 2 family protein, which yields MNDTSLPDHSRDRGEILHLLTTYAFSLDRRDFARVASVFTEDADVENVFEGYLPEGAKFSGVTTGGGAVAAGARRMFSTLDATQHLLGAQIVEITDTGAHASTQIVAHHHRGGDYYHTGGTYEDDLVRTPDGWRISRRTLRIAWTTGSPDVVLAP from the coding sequence ATGAACGACACGTCCTTGCCCGACCACTCCCGGGACCGCGGCGAGATCCTTCATCTCCTCACGACCTACGCCTTCAGCCTGGACCGGCGCGACTTCGCCCGGGTCGCCTCCGTCTTCACCGAGGACGCCGACGTGGAGAACGTCTTCGAGGGCTATCTGCCGGAGGGAGCGAAGTTCAGCGGTGTGACGACCGGGGGCGGCGCCGTCGCGGCCGGCGCCCGGCGGATGTTCAGCACTCTCGACGCGACGCAGCACCTGCTGGGTGCCCAGATTGTCGAGATCACGGACACCGGAGCGCACGCGTCCACCCAGATCGTCGCCCACCACCACCGGGGCGGTGACTACTACCACACCGGCGGCACCTACGAGGACGACCTCGTCCGGACCCCCGACGGCTGGCGCATCTCCCGTCGGACACTCCGCATCGCCTGGACGACCGGCAGCCCGGACGTGGTCCTCGCCCCATGA
- a CDS encoding nuclear transport factor 2 family protein: MSNIDNSASLTTATTGTPPGTPTATEDKLAVVETLYRYAAGLDLRDKNLLTSAFADDAVADFGPATKKAGQEYPPVKGSETIAAALLGSLSHLDTTHSLSNPRVSLDGDTAHLEGIMACQHLPREDHSRHVLMTNRYEVDLARQGEVWVIQHVTVDNAWTEGDPTVLSGI, translated from the coding sequence ATGTCGAACATCGACAACAGCGCATCTCTCACGACCGCCACGACGGGCACGCCTCCCGGCACTCCCACGGCGACCGAGGACAAGCTCGCCGTCGTGGAGACCCTCTACCGGTACGCGGCCGGCCTGGACCTGCGCGACAAGAACCTGCTCACCTCCGCGTTCGCGGACGACGCAGTAGCCGATTTCGGTCCCGCCACGAAGAAGGCCGGCCAGGAGTACCCGCCGGTCAAGGGCAGCGAGACCATCGCCGCGGCCCTGCTGGGCTCACTCAGCCACCTGGACACCACACACTCGCTGAGCAACCCGCGCGTGAGCCTCGACGGCGACACCGCCCACCTCGAAGGCATCATGGCGTGCCAGCACCTGCCCCGAGAGGACCACTCGCGCCACGTCCTCATGACGAACCGGTACGAGGTCGACCTGGCGAGGCAGGGCGAGGTGTGGGTCATCCAGCACGTCACCGTCGACAACGCCTGGACCGAAGGCGACCCCACCGTCCTCTCCGGAATCTAG
- a CDS encoding TetR/AcrR family transcriptional regulator: MVSDQPSAVEADPRFTRSRRAIADALTDLMQRTQSSPSVSALAEAAGVHRATFYNHFDSVEEAAVYVIADDFRTLHDLNISDRQMGADPTAVAVATLNAMLDTLRRRKSLFLLASTWQSSSGLMGIGDLLVDQLRRLRRDLGVDEQEAGAHNSVEDVYTASGVHGVFSAAVGGNTDCDPEEIAVRLFNLLPDWIRHPPESSTT, translated from the coding sequence ATGGTGAGTGATCAGCCCTCGGCCGTGGAAGCGGATCCGCGCTTCACCCGTTCACGACGGGCGATCGCGGACGCGTTGACGGACCTGATGCAGCGGACGCAGTCGTCCCCCTCGGTCTCCGCCCTGGCGGAAGCGGCGGGCGTTCACCGCGCCACCTTCTACAACCACTTCGACTCGGTCGAAGAGGCCGCGGTGTACGTCATCGCGGACGACTTCCGCACACTTCATGACCTGAACATCAGCGATCGGCAGATGGGCGCGGACCCGACCGCCGTGGCCGTGGCGACGCTGAACGCGATGCTCGACACTCTTCGCCGGCGCAAGAGCCTCTTCCTGCTGGCTTCGACCTGGCAGTCATCGAGCGGGCTGATGGGTATCGGCGACCTTCTCGTCGACCAACTCCGCAGGCTCCGGCGCGACCTGGGTGTTGACGAGCAGGAGGCCGGAGCGCACAACTCGGTCGAGGACGTCTACACGGCCTCGGGCGTGCACGGAGTCTTCTCGGCCGCGGTCGGGGGGAACACCGACTGCGACCCGGAGGAGATCGCTGTCCGCCTGTTCAACCTCCTGCCCGACTGGATTCGCCACCCACCGGAGTCGTCGACAACCTGA